One part of the Sorangiineae bacterium MSr11954 genome encodes these proteins:
- a CDS encoding M61 family peptidase has translation MRKTAGLHLLPIALWLTGCAPDASAAPAAPTSLAGPMTVRVDARDVPQMILHAKIHVPARPGPITLVYPKWIPGNHGPTGKVADISGLRFSAGGKALAWQRDPEQISEFSMTLPAGSTAVDVELDVVVDKRWLATADVSEFNWNRVLLYPKGTRARDVQVEAAVDVPANWHWATALPVASQSQSTSPSQQGGGGGGGTVSFKPVSLETLVDSPVVMGRYGRTIDLGTALGASHSLELVAETKEALEANDKQIALYRRLIAEATSLFGARHYDKYTFLYILTGDFAGSGLEHHASSQNLSGASLFSKDDTFRLARELLPHEFAHSWNGKYRRPKGLATDNYQQPMHNELLWVYEGLTDYYGWLLAARSGLGSVSDAKDQLALVAATLDSIPGRKWRSLADTTYTPAFGQESNRPWYSAQRAMDYYPESLLIWLEVDTLIRQKTGGKRSLDDFSRAFFGGQNTGAQVKPYELADVLKALGDVAAHDWKGFFEQRIMAVAPHAPLGGIEGSGYKLVYQDKPNELRSSIERVAHFRNERTSLGFVLNDKGVVQDLSLEGPAARAGLLPDSTIVAVNGRKYSADVLEKSVLAAKGTNAPIELITEKDGYYRTLRVSWNGGLRVPRLERDPAKPDVLAAILAPRTQATP, from the coding sequence ATGAGAAAAACCGCTGGCCTGCATCTTCTTCCCATCGCTCTTTGGCTCACCGGGTGCGCCCCGGATGCCTCGGCGGCACCGGCCGCGCCCACCTCCCTTGCGGGGCCGATGACCGTGCGCGTCGATGCGCGCGACGTGCCGCAGATGATTCTGCACGCCAAGATTCATGTTCCTGCGCGGCCGGGCCCTATCACACTGGTGTACCCAAAGTGGATTCCAGGCAACCACGGGCCGACGGGCAAGGTCGCCGATATCAGCGGGCTGCGCTTCTCGGCAGGCGGAAAGGCGCTCGCGTGGCAGCGTGATCCCGAGCAGATCTCGGAATTTTCGATGACGTTGCCGGCCGGCAGCACGGCGGTCGACGTGGAGCTCGACGTGGTCGTCGACAAACGATGGTTGGCCACCGCCGATGTCTCGGAGTTCAATTGGAACCGGGTACTGCTCTATCCGAAGGGCACGCGCGCGCGCGATGTGCAGGTCGAGGCGGCAGTCGACGTCCCCGCCAATTGGCATTGGGCCACGGCGTTGCCGGTCGCATCGCAGTCGCAGTCGACGTCGCCGTCTCAGCAGGGGGGCGGCGGCGGTGGCGGCACGGTGAGCTTCAAGCCCGTATCGCTCGAGACCCTGGTCGACTCGCCGGTGGTCATGGGCCGCTACGGCCGCACCATCGATTTGGGCACCGCGCTCGGCGCTTCGCACTCCCTCGAGCTGGTGGCGGAGACCAAAGAGGCGCTGGAGGCGAACGACAAGCAAATCGCCCTCTACCGCCGGCTGATCGCCGAGGCGACGAGCCTCTTCGGCGCGCGCCACTACGACAAATATACCTTCTTGTATATCCTGACCGGCGACTTCGCCGGCAGTGGCCTCGAGCACCATGCCTCCAGCCAGAACCTCTCGGGCGCGAGCCTCTTTTCCAAGGACGACACGTTCCGCTTGGCGCGCGAGCTGCTCCCGCACGAGTTCGCGCACTCCTGGAATGGCAAATACCGAAGGCCCAAGGGCCTGGCGACCGACAATTACCAGCAGCCGATGCACAACGAGCTGCTCTGGGTCTACGAGGGGCTCACGGACTACTATGGCTGGCTCCTCGCCGCGCGCAGCGGCTTGGGGTCCGTCTCCGACGCCAAAGACCAGCTGGCGCTCGTCGCCGCCACCCTCGACTCGATTCCCGGCCGCAAGTGGCGCTCACTGGCCGACACCACGTATACGCCCGCCTTTGGGCAGGAGTCGAACCGGCCTTGGTACTCGGCGCAGCGCGCGATGGATTACTACCCGGAGAGCTTGCTGATCTGGTTGGAGGTGGACACGCTCATCCGCCAAAAGACTGGTGGAAAGCGCTCGCTCGATGACTTTTCCCGCGCGTTCTTCGGGGGCCAGAACACGGGCGCCCAGGTGAAGCCCTACGAGCTCGCCGATGTGCTCAAGGCCCTAGGGGACGTGGCTGCCCACGACTGGAAGGGCTTCTTCGAGCAGCGCATCATGGCCGTCGCCCCGCATGCGCCGCTGGGCGGCATCGAGGGCAGCGGCTACAAGCTCGTCTACCAGGACAAGCCCAACGAGCTGCGCTCCTCCATCGAGCGTGTGGCGCATTTTCGCAACGAGCGCACATCGCTAGGGTTCGTGCTCAACGACAAAGGTGTGGTTCAGGATCTGTCGCTCGAAGGTCCCGCCGCCCGCGCAGGTCTATTGCCGGACTCGACCATTGTCGCCGTCAACGGCCGCAAGTACTCGGCGGACGTGCTCGAAAAGAGCGTGCTCGCGGCCAAGGGCACCAACGCGCCCATCGAGCTCATTACCGAGAAGGATGGCTACTACCGCACCCTTCGCGTGAGCTGGAACGGGGGGCTGCGCGTGCCGCGCCTCGAACGCGATCCGGCCAAGCCCGACGTTTTGGCCGCGATTTTGGCGCCGCGCACGCAAGCGACGCCGTAA